atcttcaatcagtttgtgcccattatttcttgtcctctcctgggggaccttggtgaatagttgctcccCCAGGCACTGATGTTCTCCCCTGATATacctataggctgccaccaagtcccctctgagtcttctcttctccaggctgaacagccccaagtctttcagcctctactcgtatgacctggtctctaggcctctaattatgcacatggctctcctttggactctcagGGTTCTCCACTTCCTTCCTggagtgcggcgcccagacctggacgcagtacaccagctgtggtctcaccaaggctgagtagagcaggaggatgacatcctttgccctgctcaagatgcctcagtagatgtatgccagtgtttgattagctctgctagctacagcatcgcatttGTGGCttgtgttcattttgttgtctaccATAACatccaggtctcattcagttgtggtactggcaagcatagcactgccaagtctgTAAGTGTGCTGGGGATTATTTCTCCatagatggagcactttacatttctctgtattgaatgtcatcacgTTGATGTCCACCCACCTCATAAGCCTGTCCAGGGTGACCTGTATTGCAGGTCATTAAAAGGAAGAGGCAAGGGGAGTTGCTTAGAGCAGTACAAGCTGTTCTCActggaaaggaaggggtgggaatgaCTGGACGAACTCCAGCTGAATAGCAGGAAGTGTTTCCTAATGCTGAGATCTTGGCTTGCAGGTTCAGGTACTGTCGTCACTTGAAATTAATGAGGTCAGTGCGCTGGAAAGTAAGCTGTAGGGAATAACCCTGCTCTGGTATGGGGTGGACTTTGAGCCTTCAAGAGTTCCCCTTGTGTCAATAAGAGAAGGTTGATTGGAAGAGAGAGGTGGAATTGGcctctctgtctctgtgcctcaacttccccatctgtgaaatgagcATAACGTCCCCATTTGGTAGGGAGGTTTGGCAACATCCTGAAGCACTTGGGAGATCTTCAGATGGAAGGCATCTGGAAAAGAAAATCTTGTCTGCTTCTGAAAGAGCACAAAGAATGGGGGAGGTTACAGCTGCGCCATGGGGAACGGTGACTCAGCTACTTCCAGCTCTGAAGGAAAGAGCTAGCGTGGATGTTAGAGCACATAGCTGTGTCATAGCTTTGAGCTTTATACGTGCATATGCATATTATATACGATGCACGCACCAAGTGCAAGGCCAGGCACTGTTACCAATTGCTagtgaagttgtggaatctccgttATTTTCGTTTTTTGAGTGTGGGTTGGACAGACCTGTATCTGGGCTGGTTCAGACAAGGCTGATCCTGTCTTGAGCTGAGCgctggactaaatgtgacctctggaggaccctgccagcactggtTTCTTTGGTTAACTTGTAATatctgcttgaaaaaaaaatgtcagtgtgAGGACaggatatttcttttcttttattcctcAGTTCCTCATACGTCAGAGCAGAAAGCTTCAATGTATGATCTTTTATAGTCATTGGGCAGCGTCTGCTCCTTGTACCATGGCATTTGCTGTCTTGCCATTCAGAACAGCATGGGGGCATCTGTTTAACTACATGGGCTCATGTTGGTTCTTTCCCTTGTTCTTCTCTGGCCATGGTATGACCCTGTCTGGTTAATTTGAGCTTGTTGGGCAGAACACTCAAGCATGGACCTGTATTCTCCATCTGTAAGGACTGAGGTCTAGTTTGAGAGCCTGCTTATCTCCAGTATCATGTCTCTTGGCATGTAGGTTCCTAGGGATTTTTCTCTGTGCTTGAACACTCTCCTATATGCTAGAGTGCAATGAATAAGAAGCCTGAATGTAGGAGCCAAAGCTCTATGCTCTAGCCTGGCTTTGACAAAGCCTCCCTCAGACCCCCTTCCCTCGGTCAGCTGGCAAGGTCAGCAAAGGCAACGTGATGCCTCTTCAGGATCCAGCTAAGGATTTCAAGTGACTGCACCAGCCCTGAGCCTCCTggtcctttcccttccccatgaGGTGGATGGTTACAGAGAAGCAAATATAGGCCAGCAGAGGTGAAGCATCTTGCCCAGGGTtgtaggcaggggcagaacaGGTGCAGGTTGCAGGGATCTACCCCCCTGCTTTCAGGCCTTCCGCTGAGTCCAGGCTTGTAAAGGAAAGGCTCCCTTGGTGCGGGCAATGGCAGTATGGACTGTGCACTTGGCAGTGTTTCTCAGCcagtgggtcgtgacccaaaagtgatTCACAAAAAtacatgaaagggtcatgaacaaactttaaaagtgaattctcctttaaggagaaaaacatgggaaacggtggcttttcccttccaggctggcagggttccagtctgcaaggggctccTTGGGGCTTCCTgtgaccccccacacacacctcctgccccacacactggagtccagggggcagcaggtcaagagtgaggggcactgggttgggactgaccATTGATGTTTCCAGATGGATCCTGGtcccaaaaaggttgagaactactgtgcTTGAGGACTAGGGAGCCAAGGCCCTTGGTAACATACCCATCATACCTCTAGTTACTTCCAGAGCACAAAGGGTTGGCTAAGCTGCCAGATCTACATCTCAGCAGCCTGGCTCTGGGATTTTACTTACTTTACACTTACTTACTTACACTTACTTACACCTACACTTACTTACTTTACACTTTTGCATTTTCTTCCATGCAATTTGCCACCTGTGGCAACAGGTAGCTGTGGTTTCACACATTTAATGCAGAGGCACACACTCAGCGAAGTCCTGTGAGTGTACTGACCTCTGCTGGCTTCAATCCGAAGCATTTGACAAGGCAGGATTTTGACTTTGTCTCAGTGACGGTGTCCGCAGTGCTGGTAGCAGGCCTCCACTTCCATTAAGGCCTTTGATTTCCTGGAAGGCGTATGCATGTGGGAGTGACTGCCTATATCACGACCGCTTCCTCCTGGAAGTTTGTATTGGTGTGGGTTGAGGGGTGAGTTGATAGGATCCCTGCatttgtttcttctttccttgACAAAATTTTGGGAAGGATCAGCTTGAAACCTCTCTGCTGCTTTATAAAGTACTTATTGCACTTACCTGGGACTGGAGTGAATCCAGATCAGCAGCTTAATGAAGGAGTTCTGGGAAGacagttttttttgtttccctttgtCTCCAGAGCTGGGAGATGAAGGAGGAAAGGGATCAGGTTACCTATTAGCTTTTATtctccctgctgggccctgctctgCAGTGCAGCCTGCATCTGTTGGTTTGGTCTtctgccccagaggtggctgcattttggtGGTTCCAGGCACATATCATTATATAGTCCTTTGGATTTGCAGGATGCTGTGGATATTGTGGAAGATGATTAATTATTGGTGTGAGTTTCTACATCCCCCCACCATTTTCTACCTGGCTTCTGTGCTGAGAGAGTGAGCAAAGGCTGGAGTTGCACTACCCGAGAGCCGAGATGTTCTTCACATAAAGGGGGTGGAGTTCCAAAGCTGTTTATGGTCACCACAGATGCCTTTAATATTAAGTGTGCTCCCTTTAAGTGGATGGTCTCCAGACTGAAGAGGCTCTGCACTTATCCTCATTCAGCATAAGCAGCGCTCATTACAGCGGCAGCACGCACTCAGCTTTTAAAGCCTCATCAAGGCTCCTTACCATGGTTTTCAGAGCTCCTTATGCCTCTGATGGAAGCCCTGAAAGTCACAGGACTAGGTCAGTCtagatgccttgagatcctttcaggggtgccactgGGTGCCCcacatgttagcactgttaggtatgcagacaagataaaccagagatttcaaaaggaaATCCAACATGTTaaagccaccctgccctgctgtgggctgagttctttgcaacggaAGAATCACTCTGTTATTGTTCTCTAGCTAAAAAACAGGCTCtcgcattttctgaggggtgccttgagtctaaaaaggttgagaagcactggaggAGACTGTTTCTATGGGTTCTGGATGCTAATGTAGACAGTGGACACTTGTGTAGATAACTGCTCTTTGCTAAACTGGAAGTCAGTGGGCAGAAAATAGGGCCCAGCAAATCGTCCACTTTACTGTCATGGGATGTGTGCTGTACTTCAGAGCCATGCGTTTCctgcaggctggctccatgctgcactggCTTCCCATCCGTCACTGCAACATTGGAGCTGACTGCCAAGAGCGGATCTACTTTCCGGCCACGTGAGACATTTAACTCACCACTTTAGGATCAGCTCATTGGCAaaacccccagctggggtctcctcccagccctgcaaatCTTGCTCCACTCCCTTTTCCAGCAGCGCACACAATGTGTGATCTGACATATCCTCTCTTGTTCTGACCAGTCGCTTTGCAGATCCTAGTGGAGACGGAGGACTGGAATTACATCACCGGCGTCTGCTCAGAGACACAGCAAGATTCCCAGCACGTTCATAAAATGCCTGTGTTGCTGCTGAGCTGAACATGTGTCTCCCTCTGCCCTTGCCCACGGGACCGCTGCTGAGCACATGAGATTACATAACTGGTGCCTGATGTGCTGAAGCCTCCTGTTTTCAGGTTGGCTGCTCTCCTGAGAAGAGGAGGGctcctggcagccacagagctgtATCCAATTGGCTGCCAGGCACTCTTGGGCAGGGATTTGAGTCCATTCACGACTATTTGTTTTACACACGTTTTCTCTGCtgacctgctggctgcttgcagagCCATGTGAAGCTTCCACTTAGAATCTGCTTGAACTTTGCCGAGGGAAGCTGtcaggcttaaaaaaaaatattgtttttccaAAGCAGTTTTATAACACAAGTGCACATGCCGAGTCCTACAGACTCCACTCcaaagaagggggaaggaggtgcCAATGGACTCTCTGCCACCAATTTTTcacaatttcttctttttttttttttgtcacttcATTTTATTTGGACAACAGAAAATAAGTCATTTTCACTTCCTGATTCCTGGGTCCCATCAGAGCTGCTGTGAGGCTAATGTTCCCACCCCAAATGGCAATATTTATCTATTTGAGGTCCCTGCTACACGTTACATATATTAAACAATTTGCTGGCGAATCGtacaataaatttagattggccacacatgcaaagtaagacAGCTGTGTGTGCAAAATAATTATTATGCATTTGACTGGTTAAGCATGCAATATATTTAGACAGGCCACGTGTggaaagtaattatcacaccataaaaatgactctccagctataaaaagagccaacccaCTCTTTTTATAGTTAGTCCTTGAAAATATGTAAGAACTCtagagctggtttctatccagatttaatttgaacatgtagcggGCCCTAATTAACACCCTGCCTCCTCTCACCCCTCCCAGTTTTCCCTTATTGGaggcagggtggataaaaatcaatgatttttttaaaaagtagaatttttttaatcagattttttttcatttaattgtttgggtttttttaattaagatgcttttaaaaaaatctatataaagatacttttaagatatgttaaagctcaaagatatcatcatggaatagggattataacttctaattatatattatttggacaatatattcatgtaacctttttagaaaagttttataaataggtcacaacaggccatggactatattagtggcccaatcttatggggttcccagaggcttctttatagattagtaaagattaaagaaaaccactctacccaatgggaatcagtgctcagtctagaacagggatgagcaattattttgggcagagggctgcttactgagtcatgagggccgcatgacaggcagcccagggcagattaatgtTAATTATctatattttttaggggccccacaggccggatagaatggcctgacaggccacatctggcccactctggtctagaagatcccattaagcatctctgatGCTTAGTTTcctttctcaaactgtggatttgtctctcagagataacatccttgttaacagctgtatatggagatgagagatgaCAGACCTGGttacccacccatcagccctcttgtctctctgcaagtttgtgtacacacagtcaagcccttacctctctctaaacgtgcaaagtttcaagaagttaaatgaataaaggaaatCAAATAACAGGGATTTTTGTAGAAAACTATTATTAAATTGAgacttcctgaccagtgatttaaattgtggTGTGAATCATGattaaattaatttgatttaaaatcaaatccaccctAATTGGAGGTGTGTTGGCCTGATATCCATCAGTTCCATCCCTTCCTTCTGTGGCTGTTTGATTGCTCTCTGTGCATCCAGGAGGTCTGGCCCCTGTTCTTGACCCTGTCAGATTCACTGGGTGACTGCGGGCACCTCATGTCCATTGATCTTTCTTCTTCCGTTTCCCCAGCTGTTACATTTCTCTCTGTGCCAAGTTTGTGCAGGATAAAGTAGAAGATGCTGTTCCTGGCCTGGCCAGGGATGTCTGAAATGGCTGGATCTTGACAGACAGCTGTGTGACCCAGTGTCTGGAGAAGGACACTGCGCAGCGTTGAAGCAGCAGAGCCATTCATGGAAAATGGATTTCTAGCAAGTCTAATTGTCCAGGAAACTGGAGTTCTGCAATGTCAGTGTTGGGTCTGGTTAGCAGCTGGATGTCTGCAGCCTGAATATTTGATCAAGGCTTTCCAGTGAAGGGGAGCTTTGCAGCAGAGCTAGGACACTCTGCTCCCTGTCAGAGCCTGTTGAACACCCACCTGCAGCCTGGAAGCTACTGTCTCGCTGACTGCAGTCTGACTAATGGGCAAGGAGGAACCCAGACTTCTTGAGTCTTCAGTGCTCAGTTTGAGACCCTGAGGAAGGCTAGCATGAACAAGCAGCCATTCAGCAGGGATGTAACACCCTGGTCAGCATCCAAGAGTCCCACCTACCTGGCACAGGAGTGGAGCTCACTACACCTGTCTCCAGAGGCAGCacgggagccaggggctggtggaGCTAGAAGGAGTTTGGAGTAGTGGTTTAGGCTGTCTTGTCACAGTGAGCTGGAGATGTTCTCAGCTGGAGGAGGCAGCACCTGGGACTgctactacacagtcaggtgaGGTGGATCGCAGAGGTCCTGGCACTGGCAGGTGTGACTGCTATGTTGTGATGCTGGATGCTAGTTAGGACCAGACACTATACAAGACTTGGCCTGAGCATGCCTCTGAGACCTCCCAATGTGACTAAGCTGTGTAACTTTTCATTTGGCATGCTAGTTTAACTGGCCTGGATCACAGTGTTTACCAGTGAAGAACAAGCCCTGATCTACACAGGGTATCTAGTTGCTGGTTTGGGGACCCAAAGCTACTGAATACATCCACCCCAGAGCAGCAGCTTAGTTAGCATAATACCTCCTCTGGGAAGAACTCATGATTTCCTATAGATCAGGCCAGAGTTGCCCAGGGTCACTTCCAAGTTTAGGGAGCGAGTCCCCATCTTCTTCTGAAATCCATCCTCGGTGCTCATAGCCGGCACTGCCACTGAGGCAGAGGGACTTGGATTCCTTCAGAGCCCTGCTTGATATCACACACAGCATCATCCACCTCAGGAGCTGATAGCTGCAGAAGTGACACTAGACAAGAGTTGGTTGCTGAAGAGTTGTTTGCTTGGCTTTGGTACAGCTGCCACCTTAGCTCTTCATCCTGTTTGGGTATCACATTCTCCAATGTCACGTGGTGTGGGAAGGTGGGTTGCCAGCATCCACTGTCTTCCCAAAGTGTTGGAGATAtgggggccagagccaggcttCCAGCTTTGGCAGATTTCACTCCCTTTCGTACTGCTTTCCGAGGGATCATTGGAAACTTGATCCAGCTGCAGAAATTACCCAGGGGATGGTTAATACAGGAGCTTTGGAAGGGACACGGGTTCTTCCTCTGACATCCCCCTTTGCTTTGTGACTTGATGTGGCTGATGGAAATCAGCTGTTCTGAGAACTCAGCTTGTGGCTGACTGGATCCTGCAGGAAAGGGTCTCTTGTGTATCGAAAAGGTGTTGGGAGAATTATTTTTGCTGCTGTCATATTTGTCTCTGTCATTTAAAAGTCACGAGTGGGTGGAGGTGTGTATTAGCCATTGGAGCAAGGGGCTGAGAGGCAGGACTCCAGGGTTCTGTTTCTGGTTTTCCACACAGTCagtccccagcagcagcatgctgtaaactcAGCACCCGAATGCTTGCACAGCTGCCCGTGCTGCCTCTTTGTCAGGGTGTAGAAATGAGGATGCTGACTCTGCCTTTGCTCTCGGCAGGATTCTGACAATAGACAGGGTCATCGATGAGGCCAAGCAGCGCCGGTACTATGAGAAGCCGTGCCGTAAGAGGCAGCGCGAGACCTACGAGACGTGTCGGCGGATTTACAGTAGCGAGATGGCCAGGAAGAT
This sequence is a window from Alligator mississippiensis isolate rAllMis1 chromosome 15, rAllMis1, whole genome shotgun sequence. Protein-coding genes within it:
- the MRPS21 gene encoding small ribosomal subunit protein bS21m, with the translated sequence MASHLKFIARTVMVQNKDVEAAYRSLNKILTIDRVIDEAKQRRYYEKPCRKRQRETYETCRRIYSSEMARKISFLMRKNRPDPWLGC